The following are encoded in a window of Sporosarcina luteola genomic DNA:
- a CDS encoding DUF58 domain-containing protein produces the protein MKKGKELLSVTGRFVFIVGLFFSVYVFAMFQGGKVSWTIFYMLTPFLLYSIALFAYPINNIKAERIIRTKTIESGGKLAVTVKLSRTVRFPLLYTVAIEKWADPAMVRSAKANTKHIFLFGFKKSMEFSYEIDKLPRGEHIVEGVEMEVSDFFGWIKKRASIELKDAILVYPNTTSIKYVPINSQYDRGSLISPFSLVKDTTMATGVRDYQAGDRVTWIHWKSFARTQNLMTKEFEDRQSEDIIVLLDGRESNLFEEKVELAASIVEEAANHQANIAFVSVGAETVAFPFIHSADQLRDVFVHLAKIRPTASEGIQPIAATLPAVAGSVVLVTADPDWLFIQSMMALVKNTKSVICFVIVEGENQLPQQLQEQIRFAKAKGITIHALSRKQFSEAFKEVAS, from the coding sequence ATGAAAAAAGGGAAAGAATTGCTATCGGTGACAGGCCGCTTCGTTTTCATCGTCGGCCTTTTCTTTTCCGTCTACGTCTTTGCGATGTTCCAAGGCGGTAAAGTGAGTTGGACGATCTTTTACATGTTGACACCCTTCCTTTTGTATTCAATCGCTCTATTTGCCTATCCGATAAATAATATAAAAGCTGAGCGCATCATCCGGACGAAAACGATCGAGAGCGGTGGGAAGCTCGCGGTTACCGTTAAACTTTCGCGGACAGTCCGATTCCCATTGCTGTATACCGTCGCGATTGAAAAATGGGCGGATCCCGCCATGGTCAGAAGCGCGAAAGCTAATACAAAGCATATCTTTCTATTCGGCTTCAAAAAGAGTATGGAGTTTTCATATGAAATTGACAAGCTTCCGAGAGGGGAGCATATTGTGGAAGGCGTCGAAATGGAAGTTTCCGATTTTTTCGGTTGGATTAAAAAGCGTGCATCCATAGAATTGAAGGATGCCATCCTTGTTTATCCGAATACGACTTCCATTAAATACGTGCCGATTAATTCCCAATATGACCGCGGATCTCTCATCTCCCCATTTTCGCTCGTCAAGGATACGACGATGGCGACAGGGGTGAGGGATTATCAGGCGGGCGACCGGGTCACATGGATCCATTGGAAATCCTTCGCCCGTACGCAAAATCTGATGACGAAGGAATTCGAAGATCGGCAATCGGAAGATATTATCGTGTTGCTCGACGGCAGAGAATCAAATCTGTTCGAAGAGAAGGTTGAACTTGCGGCTTCCATTGTCGAGGAGGCTGCGAACCATCAGGCGAATATCGCTTTCGTTTCTGTGGGGGCGGAGACGGTCGCGTTTCCATTCATCCATTCAGCTGACCAATTGCGCGATGTATTCGTTCATTTGGCTAAAATAAGGCCAACTGCTAGCGAAGGCATACAGCCGATAGCGGCGACACTGCCAGCGGTTGCCGGCAGCGTCGTCTTAGTGACGGCCGATCCCGACTGGTTGTTCATCCAATCGATGATGGCTCTCGTAAAAAATACGAAATCGGTCATCTGTTTCGTCATCGTTGAAGGGGAAAATCAGTTGCCTCAGCAGCTTCAAGAGCAAATTAGATTTGCCAAAGCAAAAGGGATCACTATCCATGCACTTAGTAGAAAGCAATTTTCGGAAGCCTTTAAGGAGGTGGCCAGTTAA